The window GCAATCACAAACAGAATGAAGCAAATGTCATTTCAGTCCTGTCATGCTGGGCCTGCAAAGCCTTTCCATCAtccctgaatttctttcttttgctcatgGGTGTCTCTGACTTTTGTCCCACTGTTGATTTTTCTTGTAGGGAGCAAGAACAATTACCGTGAGAAATATACTTCACCCCACAGGTAATGTCTATAGCTCTGTGCTAAGACAGCAGAACAACCTTTATTATTTCGTGTCTGTTTCACAAAAGTTCCTTCTTCTGTGTCTCCATACTTGAGGGGCTGACAAGGGGAAAGTGCAAAGCCACGTCAAGTCTTTCATAGAACCAAACattggtttgggctggaagggacctctaaagatcaTCTATTCCAACCACTCTGCCATAAGCAGGGACATccttcactagatcaggctgctcaaagccccatccaacttgaccttgagCACTTTCAATGGTGAcacacccacaacttctctgagcaacccgttccagtgtctcaccaccctcatcatcaAACATGTCTTCTTTATGTCCGACCTACACCTGCCCTcgttcagtttaaaaccattgcctcttatcctgtcacgacaggccctggtaaaaactctctgtctttcttataagttccctttatatattgaaaaggttcaataaggtctccccacacacttctcttctccaggctgaagaacctcaactctctcagccttcttcATAGCAGAGAGGTTCCAGCTCTCTGACCATTTTCAgggtcctcctctggacctacTCTAACAGGTCCATATCTTTCTGGTAGTGTGGGCCCCAGAGCtgcacgcagtactccaggtgagtcGCATGAAAGCCGAGTAGAGGGAGAGAACCACCACACTAGTTGTGATACAGCCCAAGGTATGACTGGATTTCTGGGCAGCAAGAGTTAGAAACATACACAAATGAATGGATCAGGTGCAATAATATTTCTTAGGCCCAACTTATTGAGCAGAAGCAGCATATCATCAGAGCACAATGCACTACAGTCACACCAAGAAGGCAGGTACATTTGCCTGTCTGCTTACCAACAttctgagaagaaacagaaggattcTAAAGCACACGAATTATAAACGGCCAAACTAAAACGGGAGTGGTCATCCAATACAGAATGGGTCATCAACCAATGGTTTAGGGGGAATCTCCTCCCCTCTTTTATCACACACACTGTTCCACAGAGATGCGGCTTCTCCTAAGGTCATGTTTACATCTACTTCACCCAACAATAACAGAACACAAAGATACCCTCACATCTCCTGCCTCTCACACCCACTGTAGCAAGAGCAAGACACACTAGCACACGGCGCATTGCTAAACGAAGCTATGCTGATAGTTACAAGTAAACCTACATACATATGAGTCCaggtaaagaaaaacataaatcagGCAAGCAAGGCAAGGAAGCCTTAGAAGACAAAGTGTTGTCAGAGAAACTCACCGGGAAGTCTTCTTGGTCTTCACTGCGGGTGTTGAAATTCATCCCTGAGAGCACCCAGAAGTCATTCGTATGTCAAGCTGCAAGTGCGGCCCTCAAGCCCTACTCTGGACTACATAGTACGGGATTTCCTTTTAAGAAATAGTCATCAGCTCTCAGCAATTTTCCTACTATGTGGCCTGCTCATCTCCCACAAATATGAAGCCATAACCGTAAACACCTTATCATGGGCCTCATTCTCAAGCCAAGTCTTCTGAGAAATTACAGCAGATTCTCTTTTagcttctgcttctttctcctcaCACATAAAATTCTGTCTTAGGTGGCTGAAGTAAGCCTTTGCTGCCAAAAAACACGCACAGTTTCAAATGCAAAAGCACTCTCcagaaatggaggaaatgaaCCATCACCTTCCAGGAAACAAAGGCCTGAAAGAAAGTGTAATTACAGCTATGAAAAAACTCTACATCACAATGGTACAGGGAGATACAGATGGATCAAGGAGGTTTCACACAGGAATTGTAAGCTGTTCTACCCACGCATCATTGTTCTACACGCACAGTTACTGCACAAATACTTTATGACTGGAAGACTACCATTGCCTTTCAGGACAGGGAAACCACGACCACAGCATAAACGGCACAGGCCTTGGCACCAGGCATGACATCAAGTCATTGCTCAGCCAAAGCCACATGGCCCACCTATTTTCCTATAGTTCAAAACCAGACTCTCACCCTCCTTGCTCTGCATTCACAGCTTTTTGTTGCACCATGGATAATACCCAACTTTTGGCCATGTATCAGCCACAGGCAAAAGAGCATTTCATTCAGTGACAGAAGTATGTCAAAGTATGTTGAAGTATGTCAAAGTATGTCAAATGTAGGGAAACAGAAGTATGTCAAAGTCTTTCTCTTGGCAGCTGTACACCTTCAAGGTATGGAAGGAAAGTGCTCCCCAGCCTGATAATTTTAACCAATCTCTTCTTTGAAGGACTATCAGCCAAACTGAGGCCCAGTTTTAGAACGTGAGAAGAAACAAGGAAGGAATGTGAAACCAACAGAAGTGAAGGCATCATAGCTGAACATGTCAGATTATGTCAACTGTAGTAGGTACACAAGAAGAGTATCCAGCTGGGAAAAAGTACATGGGAGCATCACACAGGAGTTCACACCAAAGACCATAGGCACAGCTCTCCAAGTCATTGCTTtggacaagaagaaaaggaaaatggccaGAACCACAACTACGGGACCCATATAGCAACTAGGAGAAACGGAACATTTACACCTACCTTGTAGACATTTCAAGCTAAGCCACAGCAAACTCTTCCACCTGCCCTGTCTCTGTGCAGACAGAATGCTTCAACGTGCTCCACTATCATGTAACAGGGAAGCTAACTTTGCAGACAGACATCACTGAAAGACATGCTGCGCACACAGTTTCTCTTTACAGAGAACAAGGATCACAACATGGACGCAGGCATGGAGACTTCTCTGCTCATCACACTCATTTCaagaaacataaaatgttctAAAGGGCACAAGCGATATGCAGCTTGGTTAAAGCCTCAGTCGTCAGTATCAGCTCAAAGGCACCATCTTTCCTCCTCAGCACACAGGCAATTTGGAAGATATGTGACTCTGCAACTGTTAATGCAATGCTTACTTCTATGCCCAATACCTACCACTCACAGGAAAAGCTGTATCCAGCGTGATGGTGGATAAAATGAGTAACTTCCTTGCACATGCTTCAAATAACAAGCCCCAAACCCAGGAATTCCTGACAAAAATACCCTCCCATCCCCTACATCCCCACCAATTTTAATACCAACAAAACATCAGCAGGCACCTCACATGAGCATGAGCCATTGATAATGTCTGAAGGTTAGTCAAGGCTGGGAAAAGCTTAATACCACCACGATGAAACTCTACATCACAGTCTTACAAGGACATATAGGTGGAAAAATGACGTTTCACACAGCAGTTACTAGAAATAGAACCCCTGAGTCATGTTTGCACTTCCATGGCTATTGCTTGCAGCCAAACTCGTCAGAGGACTGTCATCCCCTTTCAGGATGCGGGAAAAGGGGGTTTAGTGTAAGTGACAGAGGCCTTGGCACTAGGCATGATATTAAAGCACCGCCCAGGCAGACGGAGCATACAACCCCCTCTTTTCCTGCTTCGAAGCCAGTCTCTTGCTGATACTGCCAAAACTTCTCACCATCTGTATGTGACAAGCAAGAACATTTGTTCCAGTGACATCTTCAGACACGTTATCAGACACACAGCGGCCCACCTTTACCTCAAGGGAAGAATTTAACTACCATTCACAGGGAACATCATGCAATAGGAAAGCAAACTGATGAACTCACAACATCCAAAAACAAGACACCTTCAGACTCATTTTCAGTAGTTCAGCAATAAACCCTGTGAATCAACAAAACACATGCCATGTCTCCACCAGTACCTCCTCACACACAGCACCCCCAAGACTCCCCTCAAACCCTTCACAGATTGCATGGTTGCCGTTGATCTTCATCATTTGCAGATGGACTCCATCGAAAGACAAGTTGCTCAGACAACTTCTCCTTACCAGGGACAATATTTGACTTCTCAGCACGTGCACGTGACAAGCAACAGCATTTCTCCCAGTGATATTTCAAGGAAACACGTCTACGAACATGTCTTTCTCTTTACAGCTGTAAACATGAAAGGCACGTACAGGACAGTCAGGCAAAGGTAACAGAGGTGATCTTCCACACATTATCAGAGACAAAGGCCCTCCTTCAGATCATTACAACGAGCAAGTCAAGAACTTAACacctgcagaaaggaagggaTCGGAACATACACTTCTAGATTGTGGCACTTAAGGTAGGTACATAATTCAGGTGTTTAGTAGGTAGCGAATACACAGTTTGCTCTTTCCAAGGCTCTCACTATGACATTTGTCATAAGTACATAATTAAGCTGTTAGTGAAGAATTGATGACAACCTGCAAACACACAGGAAGAACCTCCCAGGGCTCCCAATACAGCTGGAATAACATGCGTTAGGCCAAACTTACTTGGGAAGCCAAAATTCACATTGCATGATACTACAGCTGGGCACTGAACAGGGAAAGGAGCAAACCATCCCTCTTGTGTCCTTCAACAGCCCCTCACGAACAGCTCCCATGACTCCCATTTCCGACCCTTCACAACTTGCATGGTGTTCTTTGACCTTTATAATTTGCAAGCACACGGCATCAAAGAGCCAGTTGCCCAGACCATTTCCCTATAACGTGCACCAGGATCATGCCACGGACTTCACAGAGATCTCTTTACATATCTGTATGAAGAAGGAAGAGACATTTGCCTGCTCACTAGTCTTCTGGGAAGAAACATCAAGGGTCTAAGAGTAAGAGAGGAGCATGCCTCCAAGCAGGGCTGGATCAAGGAACAGCGTGCAACTCAGTCACGACAAAGCCTCGCGCTTAAGAAGTTCAAGGCAACAGTAGCcccacttctcctgcctcccacACCAACTGTAACGCTGAGACACAATCCCACGTTCACCTCCCCGGAGCAAGAGGCACCAGCACACAGCGCGTTCCTGAGCAAAGCTTTGCCTTCCTCGTAACTAAACCTCCCTAGGCAGGACACAGAACACGGGGGGAAcgggcagagaagcagcagagggaagcgTTGCGGAGAACGTCTCGTCAGAGGAACTcaccgggggagcggcggggtccGCGCGGCGGGTGCTGGCAGGGTCCTCCGCGAGCAGCGGCGCAGGCTCgtcgggcagcggccgggccgggagggtgTCGCAGCAGCTGCCGCCCGACAAGCGGAGCTGGCTTTTGCGCGAGTCGGCGGTGAGCGACACCTCGTGCGAGTAGGAGTGCAGGAAGGCGCGGACGCCGTCGATGCCCACGAAGTGCGAGGCCGGGACGCCGCGCaaggcgccgctgcccgccgccagcAGCTGCGAGCGgcgccagcgccagcgccgcaggcgcagcgccagcagcagcagcaggaaggcgaggaagaggcaggacacGGCCGCCACGGCCACCACCAGCCACCGCGTCAGGCTGCCGGCCGGctcgcccggcgccgccgccgcgctgcccagCTCCGCCAGCAGCTCGGCCACGCTCTCGGCCAGCACCACGGTCAGCGTGGCCGTGGCCGACAGCGCCGGACGCCCGTggtccttcaccaccaccaccaggctcTGCCGCGCCGCGTCGCGGGCCAGCGGGAAGCGCGCCGTGCGCACCTCGCCGCTGTGCAGCCCCACGCGGAACAGCCCCGGCTCCGTCGCCTTGGCCAGCTCGTACGACAGCCACGCGTTCTGCCCCGCGTCCGCGTCCACCGCCACCACCTTGGCCACCAGCGCCCCGGGCTCCGCCGAGCGCGGCGCCAGCTCCACGCCCGCCcagcccgcgcccggcgccgccgccgccggcgggtacAGCACCTGCGGCGCGTTGTCGTTCTCGTCCACGATCACGAGCCGCACCGACACGTTGCTGCTCAGCGCCGGCGCGCCGCCGTCCTCCGCCCGCACCCACAGCCACACCTCGCGCACCTCCTCGTAGTCGAAGGAGCGCAGCGCGTACAGCGCGCCCGTCTCCGCCTGCACCGACACGTAGGACGACAGCGGCGCGCCCCGCACCCGCCCCTCCGACAGCCGGTACCGCACGCGCGCGTTCTGCCCCCAGTCCGCGTCCGCCGCCCGCACCGTCAGCACCAGCGCGCCCGCCGCGTTGTTCTCGGGCAGCCGCGCGCTGTAGCGCGCCTCCGCGAAcaccggcgcgttgtcgttcacgtccagCACCCGCAGCGCCAGCACCGCGCTGCTCCACAGCGCCGGCGACCCGCCGTCCGCCGCCCGCACCGTCACGTTGTACTCCGCCACCTCCTCCCGGTCCAGCTCCCTCGCCGTCACCACGCGGTAGTAGTCCTCGAAGGACTTCTCCAGGCGGAACGGGAGGCGCTCGGCCATGCTGCACCGCACCTCGCCGTTCGCCCCCGAGTCCCGGTCCTGCACGTGCAGCAGGGCCACCACCGTCCCCGACGGGGCGTCCTCAGAGATCGCGCTCAGCGCCGACGACACTGTCAGTTCGGGAGCGTTGTCGTTTACGTCGGTCACAGAGATCGCGACTTTCGCCGTGTCGGAAAGTCCGCCGCCGTCCCGTGCCTGCACCTCCACTTCGTAGGAGTCGCCTTCCTCGAAGTCCAGGCTCCGCACCAGACTGATCGCTCCCGTCTCAACATCCAGCTGGAAAACCTTCGAGGCTTTCTCTGTGATTTTCTTCAATGAGTATTTCACGTGCCCGTTCAGCCCCTCGTCGGCGTCGGTGGCCGTGACGGTGACGAGGACGGAGCCCACGGGCACGTCCTCCGGCACACGCACCGTGtactccgcctggctgaacacggGCGCGTTGTCGTTCGCGTCCAGCACCGCCACGCGGATCCGCGCCGTGCCCGTCCGCGCCGGCTCTCCGCCGTCGCTCGCCCTCAGCACCAGCTCGTGAAACGCCGcctcctcccggtccagcgcCTTCGCCAGCACCAGCTCGGGACGCTGatcgccgccggggcccgcctgCACGGCCAGCGAGAAGTGCTCGTCGCCGCTCAGCTCGTAGCTCTGCAGCGAATTCCGTCCCACGTCCGGGTCGTGAGCCTCGGCCAGGGGAAACCGCGACCCTGGGGCTGTCGTCTCGCTCATTCTCTCCTCCAGCTCGATTTCCTTGAAGCTGGGCGCGTTGTCGTTAATGTCCGTGATTTCCACTTCGATTCCGTAAACCTGCATTTCCCCCTCCATTATCACCTCACACCGCAGCATGCATTGCTGCACACTCTCGCAGAGCTGTTCTCTGTCTATCCTCTGCGCCGTCACCAAATGTCCCGTCTTCCCGTGCAGAGCGAAATACTGCGTCCTACCTCTGTCTATGATGCGGACGCCGCGGTGGCGGAGcgccggcagctccagccccaggtccTTGGCCACGTCGCCCACGAACGAGCCCTTCGGCATCTCCTCGGGAACCGAGTAGCgcagctgcccccacgctgcctcccACGCCGCCACCAGCACGCACCACAGCAGGGctcgctcccgccggccccgatACCTCCCCGCCGCGCACATCTCCGCCGCGGCACTGCCGGCACCGCACCaccgccggcagctccccgccgccgcccgccgatCCGCCTCCCGATTCGGCTCGCCgctcccggccgctgccgccggcccctccgcctcGCTGAAGCACGGCTCCGCACCGCGGGGACACTCGCAGACCGCCCGGCCGCCGAGACAGCTACAGAGCAAGCGAGCGAGCGAGCCGAGCCGCAGCGGGCGGGGCTGCCTCCAGCGCTCCGgccttcctcccgctcctcctcggTCAACAGCGGCGCCCGCAGCCTCCTCCCGGCACTGCAGGCACCCAGCGCTGCcgagcgctgcccgccctgcctttCCCACGCGCAGCTCGCGGGGACCGGACAGTCCACACGGAGACGTCGGTTCCCGGCCAGCGGTGATCTCCTGCCTTGGCTTTTCTCGAGCCCATCTCCTCTTTCATCCTCCAGGCGACCACAACCAGGAGGAAGGCTGAGGCCTCCCGTGGGCGTGGTGTTTCTACCGCACGGGAAAAAGGACTCGCTAATGCCCATCTATGTAAAGTAAAATACTCTTTCGTAATATGACGTGCAGAATATTACGAGTCTTGGCCCATTCGTTCAAAAGCACAATCTCTGCCACGAATTTTTGTAGCTGTCTAGCTTCAATGCATAAGAAAACGCTTGCTGAAATTCCAACTACGACATTCAGACCCGCCCCACGGAGAACCAGAGATATCAGACTCATTAGCCGAAACGGcagcaacttttctttaaatacttccgTTCATCTGGAACACGCTCCAAATTATCTACTCCACAACCATTGACTGAGATCAGACATGTAAGGGCTGAAGAAGGTGGGGTCAGTCAATTGAAACTGAGACCCTAAACCCGTACAGCTCCTGAGGAAGTGAACTTGCTCAGGCACCTGCGCCGTGCTCAGGGATTTCTCCCTAGAAGACCTTCCTGGGAACACAGTACAGAAAGAAGAACGCTCCCCTGTTGCTCGAAAGTCATTCTGTCCCACCCACCCCGGTTTCAGGCTACAGGTCACCTGATCACTTCGCACTGATTGTACGACAGCTACCCAGGAGGCAGGAAGCACCTGCAGTGAACCTGGCCAGAATCATCTGCTCGGCCTCCCGCAGACTCCGGGGAAAATGGCTTTGCGAgtgcagcaagaagaaaa is drawn from Mycteria americana isolate JAX WOST 10 ecotype Jacksonville Zoo and Gardens chromosome 8, USCA_MyAme_1.0, whole genome shotgun sequence and contains these coding sequences:
- the LOC142413706 gene encoding protocadherin gamma-A12-like, translated to MCAAGRYRGRRERALLWCVLVAAWEAAWGQLRYSVPEEMPKGSFVGDVAKDLGLELPALRHRGVRIIDRGRTQYFALHGKTGHLVTAQRIDREQLCESVQQCMLRCEVIMEGEMQVYGIEVEITDINDNAPSFKEIELEERMSETTAPGSRFPLAEAHDPDVGRNSLQSYELSGDEHFSLAVQAGPGGDQRPELVLAKALDREEAAFHELVLRASDGGEPARTGTARIRVAVLDANDNAPVFSQAEYTVRVPEDVPVGSVLVTVTATDADEGLNGHVKYSLKKITEKASKVFQLDVETGAISLVRSLDFEEGDSYEVEVQARDGGGLSDTAKVAISVTDVNDNAPELTVSSALSAISEDAPSGTVVALLHVQDRDSGANGEVRCSMAERLPFRLEKSFEDYYRVVTARELDREEVAEYNVTVRAADGGSPALWSSAVLALRVLDVNDNAPVFAEARYSARLPENNAAGALVLTVRAADADWGQNARVRYRLSEGRVRGAPLSSYVSVQAETGALYALRSFDYEEVREVWLWVRAEDGGAPALSSNVSVRLVIVDENDNAPQVLYPPAAAAPGAGWAGVELAPRSAEPGALVAKVVAVDADAGQNAWLSYELAKATEPGLFRVGLHSGEVRTARFPLARDAARQSLVVVVKDHGRPALSATATLTVVLAESVAELLAELGSAAAAPGEPAGSLTRWLVVAVAAVSCLFLAFLLLLLALRLRRWRWRRSQLLAAGSGALRGVPASHFVGIDGVRAFLHSYSHEVSLTADSRKSQLRLSGGSCCDTLPARPLPDEPAPLLAEDPASTRRADPAAPPVSSSDETFSATLPSAASLPVPPVFCVLPREV